One stretch of Flavobacterium sp. 9 DNA includes these proteins:
- a CDS encoding helix-hairpin-helix domain-containing protein: MNFKALLRHFKFTSQERTGIFLLFIIIIVLQAVYFLADFSVPEKSFPEKQEWISLQTEIDSLKSIRYNEKPKVYTFNPNFISDYKGYKLGMSIEEIDRLLAFRKENKYVNSVEEFQQVTKVSDSLLNVISPLFKFPDWTQNKSTFKTEKKEYVRKSYLKKEKAEVLDINVATQEDLIKVYGIGEALSLRILKQKEILGCFVSMEQMKDIWGLSPEVVMELNSHFKVVIPSNLKKIAVNDASLKELSQFPYFRYALAKQIVTTRSMNGNFNNIEDLSKIKDFPVDKAKIISLYLEF, from the coding sequence ATGAATTTTAAAGCATTGTTAAGGCATTTTAAATTTACAAGTCAGGAGCGTACGGGGATTTTTTTGCTTTTTATAATTATAATAGTATTACAAGCAGTTTATTTTTTGGCTGACTTTAGTGTTCCTGAAAAATCTTTCCCTGAAAAACAAGAGTGGATTTCTTTGCAAACAGAAATAGATTCTCTAAAATCGATAAGATATAATGAGAAACCAAAAGTGTATACTTTTAATCCCAATTTTATCTCAGATTATAAAGGCTATAAACTCGGAATGTCGATTGAGGAGATTGATCGTTTATTGGCTTTTCGGAAAGAAAATAAATATGTCAATTCGGTAGAAGAGTTTCAGCAAGTCACAAAAGTTTCGGATTCTTTATTAAACGTTATTTCTCCATTGTTTAAATTTCCGGATTGGACTCAGAATAAATCTACTTTTAAAACAGAAAAGAAAGAGTACGTTCGGAAATCTTATTTGAAAAAGGAAAAAGCAGAAGTTTTAGATATAAATGTAGCAACCCAGGAAGACTTAATCAAAGTATACGGAATAGGCGAGGCTTTATCTTTAAGAATATTAAAGCAAAAGGAAATTTTGGGATGTTTTGTTTCTATGGAACAAATGAAAGATATTTGGGGACTTTCGCCAGAAGTTGTAATGGAATTAAATTCACATTTTAAAGTTGTGATACCTTCAAATCTGAAAAAAATCGCGGTAAATGATGCCTCTTTAAAAGAATTATCGCAGTTTCCTTATTTCAGATATGCATTGGCAAAACAGATAGTGACAACTCGAAGTATGAATGGAAATTTTAATAATATTGAGGATTTATCAAAAATTAAAGATTTTCCTGTTGATAAAGCAAAAATAATTAGTTTATATTTGGAGTTCTAA